In Treponema denticola, one genomic interval encodes:
- the grdC gene encoding glycine/sarcosine/betaine reductase complex component C subunit beta, with the protein MAKVAIKGASYILVHAPDLLFHNGSTQTGTRLANPEDEYLKAIPSHLRSFEEAVNYPPNQVYIGNMTPEDLEKLPEPWYKDAKKAEKKGKFGEIMTQAEFYILMKHADVFELIYFSKEFTAQAAKLIENHPMMKTQDIKLGEGHDMAEIQKMVDAHTAEGLYEQGKLIGCVKQAHDTDENLSAHTMLENLATKASGILSAWHMGKLEGIDMKDVEYIIECSEEAAGDINQRGGGNIAKAVGEKSGCVNATGSDVRGFCAAPVHAIIHGAALVAAGIFKNVMVVSGGSVPKLGMNGKDHVKKDLPLFEDMIGGFAVMLSADDGVNPVINTEVVGKHVISSGSAPQAVMSVLVYDPLNAAGLKMTDIEKYSAELQNHEITAPAGAGNVPEANVKMIAALSVMKGQLEKTQIAEFVKKHGVVGFAPTQGHIPSGVPFIGHARRDMMAGKLKNTMIIGKGSLFLGRLTNLFDGLSFLIEANDGKGSASAGQDTAGIKKIVAEAMRNVAENILKSQN; encoded by the coding sequence ATGGCAAAAGTCGCTATAAAAGGAGCAAGCTACATCTTAGTTCATGCTCCCGATCTTCTTTTTCACAACGGTTCAACTCAAACAGGCACAAGGCTTGCAAACCCTGAGGATGAATATTTAAAGGCAATCCCCTCTCACTTACGCAGCTTTGAGGAGGCAGTAAACTATCCGCCTAACCAAGTCTATATCGGAAACATGACTCCAGAAGACTTGGAAAAACTCCCCGAACCTTGGTACAAGGACGCAAAAAAGGCCGAAAAAAAGGGTAAATTCGGCGAAATTATGACTCAGGCCGAGTTCTATATTTTAATGAAACATGCCGACGTTTTTGAGCTCATTTATTTCTCAAAGGAATTCACAGCCCAAGCTGCAAAACTCATCGAAAACCACCCGATGATGAAAACCCAAGACATTAAGCTTGGAGAAGGCCATGACATGGCAGAAATCCAAAAAATGGTTGATGCCCACACAGCAGAAGGTCTTTACGAACAGGGAAAACTCATCGGTTGTGTAAAGCAGGCTCACGATACGGACGAAAACTTAAGTGCCCACACCATGCTTGAAAACCTAGCCACAAAGGCTTCCGGTATTCTTTCCGCATGGCACATGGGAAAACTTGAAGGCATCGATATGAAAGATGTCGAATACATCATCGAATGTTCTGAAGAAGCCGCTGGCGATATTAACCAGAGAGGCGGCGGAAACATTGCAAAGGCAGTCGGAGAAAAATCGGGCTGTGTAAATGCAACCGGCTCAGACGTTCGAGGCTTCTGTGCAGCTCCCGTTCACGCAATTATCCATGGAGCAGCCCTTGTAGCAGCCGGTATCTTTAAAAACGTAATGGTCGTTTCGGGAGGCTCGGTACCCAAGCTCGGTATGAACGGAAAAGACCATGTAAAAAAAGACCTTCCCCTCTTTGAAGATATGATCGGAGGCTTTGCCGTTATGCTCAGTGCAGACGACGGAGTCAACCCCGTTATCAATACCGAAGTTGTAGGAAAGCACGTAATTTCTTCCGGCTCCGCCCCTCAGGCCGTTATGAGCGTATTGGTTTACGATCCTCTTAATGCCGCCGGTCTAAAGATGACCGACATCGAAAAATACTCGGCAGAGCTTCAAAACCACGAAATCACCGCTCCTGCAGGTGCCGGTAACGTACCCGAAGCAAACGTAAAGATGATTGCCGCTTTAAGCGTTATGAAAGGCCAGCTTGAAAAAACTCAAATTGCCGAATTCGTAAAAAAACACGGAGTTGTCGGCTTTGCTCCCACTCAGGGACATATCCCTTCAGGTGTTCCCTTTATCGGACATGCACGCCGCGATATGATGGCAGGAAAACTCAAAAATACAATGATAATCGGAAAGGGAAGTTTATTCCTCGGCCGTCTTACAAACCTCTTCGACGGCTTAAGCTTCTTAATTGAAGCCAATGACGGAAAAGGCTCCGCATCTGCCGGACAGGACACAGCCGGAATAAAGAAGATTGTTGCCGAAGCAATGAGAAACGTAGCCGAAAATATTCTCAAATCCCAAAACTAA
- a CDS encoding MptD family putative ECF transporter S component — METKTNKLNTRDFIFIGIFAAVALLIFFITGALAALTLFGTIANIPITLFFVSIAFMLAASKVRKTGVFFIMGIIIVLPGFMAANGIGVGLSIIGWFIAETLASTMKYKDKKAIILPYVLGSTLQTALFTLPMYLSHGEYFVQRKEILHLTDEALQQYLHVVGSWQMYGSMIALTVITSFAGAWLSMRILKKHFEKAGMV, encoded by the coding sequence ATGGAAACAAAGACAAACAAATTGAATACGCGGGATTTTATTTTTATCGGAATCTTCGCTGCGGTTGCACTATTAATTTTCTTTATTACGGGAGCACTCGCTGCATTAACGCTTTTCGGCACGATAGCCAATATCCCGATTACGCTGTTTTTTGTATCGATAGCATTTATGCTGGCGGCATCAAAGGTAAGAAAAACGGGCGTCTTTTTTATTATGGGGATAATTATCGTTTTACCGGGATTTATGGCGGCAAACGGAATAGGCGTCGGCCTTTCAATTATCGGCTGGTTCATTGCGGAGACTCTTGCGTCAACGATGAAGTACAAAGATAAAAAAGCAATCATACTGCCCTATGTGCTTGGCTCCACGTTGCAGACAGCCTTGTTCACCCTGCCTATGTATCTTTCGCATGGAGAATACTTTGTGCAAAGAAAGGAGATTTTACATTTAACGGATGAAGCTTTACAACAGTATTTGCACGTTGTAGGCTCATGGCAGATGTACGGTTCTATGATTGCATTGACGGTTATAACAAGTTTCGCGGGAGCGTGGCTTTCTATGCGGATATTAAAAAAGCATTTTGAAAAAGCGGGGATGGTATAG
- a CDS encoding energy-coupling factor transporter transmembrane component T family protein produces MNTKRKADPRTVLGIVFIFISFGLAVNKPLPSHVLLIICNFYLWDVRAYRESVLYSGMYSIIAVSMFYIHYILNSTIALMIVSLSYFIQKFVIAVMMIIFLKKKTSMPSIISAMQTMKFPNIIAIPLIVVFRYLPSLKEDYGCLKDSLKIRGISISGLRFLMHPIRSLELIIVPILFRSLRIAEELSTSVLLRGIENYKNRTNIYPLKFTKTDFVYGLCTAIAVGAVSCLQFSNIF; encoded by the coding sequence GTGAATACAAAAAGAAAAGCGGACCCGAGAACGGTACTCGGCATTGTATTTATTTTTATCTCGTTCGGTCTTGCCGTCAATAAGCCTCTCCCCTCACATGTTTTACTTATTATTTGTAATTTCTATTTATGGGATGTACGCGCTTATCGTGAATCCGTTTTATATAGCGGAATGTATAGTATCATTGCCGTGTCGATGTTTTATATTCATTATATTCTGAATTCGACAATTGCTCTCATGATTGTATCTTTAAGTTATTTTATTCAAAAATTCGTTATTGCGGTTATGATGATTATATTCTTAAAAAAGAAAACTTCCATGCCCTCTATTATATCGGCTATGCAGACGATGAAATTTCCAAACATAATAGCAATTCCCTTAATTGTTGTATTTAGGTATCTCCCGTCCTTAAAAGAAGATTACGGCTGTTTAAAAGACAGTTTAAAAATAAGAGGAATTTCTATTTCGGGCTTACGGTTTTTAATGCATCCCATTCGTTCTTTGGAACTTATAATTGTTCCGATTTTATTTAGAAGTCTTCGCATAGCTGAGGAACTTTCCACATCGGTTTTGCTGAGAGGAATTGAAAATTATAAAAACAGAACAAATATCTATCCGCTCAAATTTACGAAAACGGATTTTGTATACGGATTATGTACGGCTATTGCTGTGGGTGCGGTATCGTGCTTACAGTTTAGTAATATTTTTTAA
- a CDS encoding ABC transporter ATP-binding protein, whose product MISLKNISYKTRSGLLILDNINLEIKKGEFVVITGKSGSGKSTLGSVINGLISHYYDGVLTGEAYLNGKDIRTMELSQIGCMVGCVFQDPRSQFFMTDPFSEAAFGCSNMLLNREEILKRVGNSLKLLGINHLKEKSIFKLSSGENQKLAIASCYAMSPDIFLFDEPTANLDIHSIFDLENILRSLKEEGKTIIVLEHRLFYLPALCSRMLIMDKGRITGEYSKDEFFELQKNNKNIRPIYLENLDTVHSKSIIDKTTPLFEIKNISYSHSKQEKTDVLKDISIRAYEKEVVGIIGENGAGKTTLAKLCTGLLKEKSGSVLIKGEKRSYKKRAGSMYFVMQDSDFQLFGNTVADELDIGKKGGGLNGTEKETVLSDFEILDLKERHPLALSRGQKQRLTIAAAFCNKCKILFLDEPTSGLDKHSMDLVSKSILTEAKAGRLIFVISHDYEFLLSVCNRIIYLKSGMVHADFNLNNDTKKMLWELLSKKEEM is encoded by the coding sequence GTGATCTCGCTAAAAAATATTTCGTATAAAACAAGGTCGGGGCTTCTCATTCTCGACAATATAAACCTCGAAATAAAAAAAGGAGAATTTGTTGTCATTACCGGAAAAAGCGGAAGCGGGAAGAGCACACTCGGCTCTGTTATCAACGGCCTTATCTCGCATTACTATGACGGAGTATTAACGGGCGAAGCTTATCTAAACGGAAAAGATATACGCACTATGGAGCTTTCACAAATAGGCTGCATGGTAGGCTGTGTATTCCAAGACCCGCGAAGTCAGTTTTTTATGACCGATCCTTTTAGTGAAGCGGCATTCGGCTGCAGCAATATGCTTTTGAACAGGGAAGAAATACTGAAAAGGGTAGGCAACAGTTTGAAGCTGCTTGGAATAAATCATCTAAAAGAGAAGAGTATCTTTAAACTTTCAAGCGGTGAAAACCAAAAACTGGCTATCGCGTCATGTTATGCGATGTCGCCTGACATTTTTTTGTTCGATGAGCCTACAGCTAATCTGGATATTCATTCCATCTTTGATTTGGAAAACATATTACGGAGCTTAAAAGAAGAAGGAAAAACCATTATCGTTTTGGAGCATCGATTATTTTATCTTCCAGCCTTATGCAGCCGTATGCTCATTATGGATAAGGGAAGAATTACGGGCGAATACTCAAAAGACGAATTTTTTGAGCTGCAAAAAAACAATAAAAATATTCGACCCATATATTTGGAAAATCTCGATACGGTTCATTCTAAAAGTATTATCGATAAAACCACCCCATTGTTTGAAATAAAAAATATTTCATATTCACATTCAAAACAGGAAAAAACCGATGTGCTTAAAGACATATCAATAAGAGCTTATGAAAAAGAAGTTGTCGGCATTATCGGTGAAAATGGAGCGGGTAAAACAACTCTTGCTAAATTGTGTACAGGCTTATTAAAAGAAAAAAGCGGAAGCGTTTTGATTAAAGGAGAAAAGCGGAGCTATAAGAAAAGAGCGGGGAGTATGTATTTTGTCATGCAGGACTCCGACTTTCAACTTTTCGGTAATACCGTAGCGGATGAATTGGATATAGGAAAAAAAGGCGGCGGTTTGAACGGCACGGAAAAAGAAACCGTTTTATCGGATTTTGAAATTCTTGATTTAAAAGAACGGCATCCGCTTGCCCTCTCAAGAGGTCAAAAGCAAAGGCTTACCATTGCAGCGGCTTTTTGCAATAAATGTAAGATACTTTTTTTGGATGAACCGACAAGCGGTTTGGATAAACATTCTATGGATTTGGTTTCTAAAAGTATTCTCACTGAGGCAAAGGCAGGTAGGCTTATATTTGTAATATCGCATGATTATGAATTTTTACTGTCTGTCTGCAACAGAATTATTTATTTAAAAAGCGGAATGGTTCACGCTGATTTCAATTTAAATAATGATACCAAGAAAATGCTCTGGGAGCTTTTAAGTAAAAAGGAGGAAATGTGA
- a CDS encoding ABC transporter ATP-binding protein: MYKELFAFLSKRGKIDVCISSLFFTLYGLSSVGMLLTVFSILFKIAAGTDVQGLYAAFATLIGLVIFKGLCNMIADLKKHGAGFDVVQQIRERMIVKLKLFSLGFYTNERLGELNTILHKDVDNMSMVVGHMWPRMFGDFLIALAVFIGLCFINLKAALVMAASIPLSLAYLFYTIKGAQKTEHNNNSALADMVSLFVEYVRGIPVLKSFSHNKSLDNELFEKTKKFGETSKAASRFKARQLSVFAFLIDAGYFVLFIYSGLAALRGSIDVLSFMIIAVISKEFYKPFAAMETHYMYYVSAVDSYHRLGKILHAEVIADKTDGVTPAQNDIVFKDVKFSYEEDEFKMNGVSFSVPEKTMTALVGESGSGKTTVTNLLLRFYDVQGGSITLGSTDIRDIPYDELLDRISIVMQNVQLFDNTIEENIRVGKKGATKEEIIDAAKKARIHDFIMSLPKGYETDIGENGGLLSGGQRQRISIARAFLKDAPILILDEMTSNVDPVNESLIQDAITELAKNRTVIVIAHHLRTIQKADQILVFQKGCLIEKGKHDELLEKDAYYARLWKAQYGSGM; this comes from the coding sequence ATGTATAAAGAATTATTTGCATTTTTGAGTAAGCGGGGAAAAATCGATGTATGTATTTCTTCTCTGTTTTTTACCTTGTACGGATTGAGCTCCGTGGGAATGTTACTTACGGTGTTTTCGATTTTATTTAAGATTGCTGCCGGGACTGATGTGCAGGGACTCTATGCGGCTTTTGCAACACTGATAGGCTTGGTCATTTTTAAGGGGCTTTGCAATATGATTGCCGACTTAAAAAAGCACGGAGCCGGCTTTGATGTGGTGCAGCAAATACGGGAGCGGATGATTGTAAAGCTGAAGCTGTTTAGTTTGGGCTTTTATACGAATGAACGGCTGGGAGAATTAAATACAATTCTTCATAAAGATGTGGACAATATGTCCATGGTGGTCGGTCATATGTGGCCGCGGATGTTCGGCGATTTTCTCATTGCTCTTGCGGTATTTATAGGTCTTTGCTTTATCAACCTTAAAGCAGCCCTTGTTATGGCCGCGTCGATTCCGCTTTCGCTTGCCTATCTTTTTTACACAATTAAGGGAGCACAAAAAACGGAGCATAACAATAATTCCGCACTTGCCGATATGGTGAGTTTATTTGTCGAATATGTACGCGGTATTCCGGTGCTCAAAAGTTTTTCGCATAATAAAAGTCTGGATAATGAACTTTTTGAAAAGACAAAAAAATTCGGAGAAACAAGTAAGGCTGCGTCCCGTTTTAAGGCAAGACAGCTTTCGGTTTTTGCGTTTTTAATCGATGCAGGGTATTTTGTTCTTTTTATTTATTCTGGTCTTGCCGCATTACGCGGAAGCATCGATGTGCTCAGCTTTATGATTATCGCAGTCATTTCAAAAGAATTTTATAAACCTTTTGCAGCTATGGAAACGCACTATATGTATTATGTGTCTGCCGTAGACAGCTATCACCGCTTGGGAAAAATTCTTCATGCCGAAGTAATAGCCGATAAAACAGACGGAGTTACTCCTGCACAAAACGATATTGTTTTTAAAGATGTGAAGTTTTCTTATGAAGAAGATGAATTCAAAATGAATGGAGTAAGTTTTTCCGTTCCGGAAAAAACGATGACCGCGCTTGTAGGAGAATCGGGAAGCGGTAAGACGACGGTTACGAATTTGCTGTTGCGCTTTTACGATGTACAAGGCGGAAGTATTACACTCGGCAGTACCGATATTCGGGATATTCCCTACGATGAACTTTTAGATCGCATCAGTATTGTTATGCAAAATGTTCAGTTATTTGATAACACCATCGAAGAAAATATCCGAGTAGGTAAAAAAGGAGCAACAAAAGAAGAAATCATCGATGCCGCAAAAAAGGCAAGGATACATGATTTTATTATGAGCTTGCCGAAAGGCTATGAAACGGATATAGGCGAAAACGGAGGTCTCTTATCCGGCGGACAAAGACAGCGGATTTCCATTGCACGCGCCTTTTTAAAAGACGCTCCGATTTTAATCCTCGATGAGATGACCAGCAATGTCGATCCCGTAAATGAGTCTTTAATACAGGATGCCATTACAGAACTTGCAAAAAACAGAACGGTCATAGTGATCGCTCATCATTTAAGGACTATTCAAAAGGCAGATCAAATCCTTGTGTTTCAAAAAGGCTGTCTTATCGAAAAAGGAAAACACGATGAACTTTTGGAAAAGGACGCTTACTATGCGCGGCTTTGGAAAGCACAATACGGGAGCGGAATGTGA
- a CDS encoding ABC transporter ATP-binding protein yields MTEKELRKQVTGKTFFSNVLLALKIVFDLLPQVLLVLVISSLFSGKAEREYFKMIAVGIFISFMLKACCNYLAVKTAHDRAFSTLTELRLAIIEHLKKLNLGFFKKHTTGELTSIVEHDVEQIEIYLAHGLPEIMAATLLPVLVFIAMLFIDYRLALIMIAGVPLMFLVQQLSAKTMQKRFQIYFEREMQMREDMMEYVKNIAVIKAFAKEECFSGRALDSARSYVQDVKKSMGAVTGPMVLIDIFMEAGAVSVMMLGSILLLHNNISTAQFILSVILSSVFVSAISKTATLHHFSIVFTEKLKSIAVILCAPLAKEKISEKLKTGDIECKNVHFKYEKDGFALKDITVQCKENSLNALVGPSGCGKSTLANLIMGFWDVDSGVLTISGKDISRYDTDSISALIGSVQQEVILFNMSIFENIAIGKAGASEAEVIEAAQKARCHDFISALPHGYNTKVGEMGVKLSGGEKQRISIARMILKNAPILILDEAMAAVDSENEKLINAAIEELRKNKTVITIAHHLNTVQNADKIIVMDKGRILDFGTHEELILRCTFYKEMVEAQNKVDNWRVG; encoded by the coding sequence ATGACTGAAAAGGAATTGAGAAAACAGGTAACGGGTAAAACCTTTTTCTCCAATGTGCTGCTTGCGCTTAAAATAGTGTTTGACTTACTACCGCAGGTTTTATTGGTACTGGTGATAAGCAGCTTATTTTCGGGCAAAGCGGAAAGGGAATATTTTAAAATGATTGCCGTAGGCATTTTCATCTCGTTTATGCTGAAGGCGTGTTGTAATTATCTTGCCGTAAAGACAGCTCATGACAGGGCTTTTAGTACATTGACGGAATTACGGCTTGCCATAATTGAACACCTCAAAAAATTGAATTTAGGCTTTTTTAAAAAGCATACTACCGGCGAGCTTACAAGCATTGTTGAACACGATGTAGAACAGATTGAAATATATCTGGCGCACGGTCTTCCGGAAATTATGGCGGCAACACTTCTTCCTGTTCTGGTTTTTATTGCAATGCTTTTTATAGATTACCGGCTCGCATTAATAATGATTGCAGGGGTACCGCTCATGTTCCTTGTACAACAATTATCTGCAAAGACTATGCAAAAAAGATTTCAAATATATTTTGAACGAGAAATGCAGATGAGGGAAGACATGATGGAATATGTAAAAAACATTGCCGTCATAAAGGCCTTTGCAAAAGAAGAGTGTTTTAGCGGCAGGGCTTTGGATTCTGCACGCTCTTATGTGCAAGATGTAAAAAAGAGTATGGGTGCTGTTACGGGCCCAATGGTGCTTATAGATATTTTTATGGAAGCCGGAGCGGTATCGGTTATGATGTTAGGAAGTATACTGCTCTTACATAACAATATTTCTACCGCTCAGTTTATATTGTCCGTTATCTTATCTTCGGTATTTGTGTCGGCAATAAGTAAAACCGCAACGCTCCATCACTTTTCCATCGTGTTTACTGAAAAGCTCAAAAGCATAGCGGTGATTCTCTGTGCTCCTCTTGCAAAAGAAAAGATCAGCGAAAAACTGAAAACGGGAGATATAGAATGTAAGAACGTACATTTTAAGTATGAAAAAGACGGCTTTGCGTTAAAAGATATTACTGTACAGTGTAAAGAAAACAGTTTAAATGCACTTGTCGGGCCGAGCGGTTGCGGTAAAAGCACGCTTGCGAATCTTATCATGGGTTTTTGGGATGTTGATTCAGGCGTACTCACAATTTCGGGCAAAGATATTTCACGCTATGATACGGACAGCATTTCTGCTCTTATCGGAAGTGTTCAGCAGGAAGTAATTCTTTTTAATATGAGCATCTTTGAAAATATCGCGATCGGTAAGGCGGGCGCTTCCGAAGCGGAAGTGATAGAAGCCGCTCAAAAAGCACGATGTCATGATTTTATTTCCGCCCTGCCTCATGGCTATAACACAAAGGTAGGAGAGATGGGCGTAAAACTTTCGGGAGGAGAAAAACAAAGAATATCCATTGCCCGGATGATTCTTAAAAATGCCCCAATTCTTATTTTAGATGAAGCGATGGCTGCCGTAGACAGCGAAAATGAAAAACTTATAAACGCGGCGATCGAAGAATTAAGAAAAAACAAAACGGTTATCACGATTGCGCATCACCTGAACACCGTACAAAACGCGGACAAAATAATCGTTATGGATAAAGGCCGCATACTGGACTTTGGCACACATGAAGAATTGATTTTGCGATGCACCTTTTATAAAGAAATGGTCGAAGCCCAAAACAAAGTAGACAATTGGCGAGTGGGGTAA
- a CDS encoding TetR/AcrR family transcriptional regulator, which yields MQVLKEEVKDRILTAAEKIFYEQDYRSAKLTNIAEQADIPVALIYTYFKNKEGLFDEVVAGVLDNIIKMMEDEEKMEAGSPYERFNRGGASQLPKLLKSRIKLIILIDKSSGTKHENAKDMWVKRLEQHIKDGLKRYSKTKHDPMLAHILANNYVENLMEIARHYKNEKWAEDMLFVLNKCYFNGVESL from the coding sequence ATGCAGGTATTAAAAGAAGAAGTCAAGGATAGAATTCTGACGGCTGCGGAAAAAATATTTTATGAACAAGATTATAGAAGCGCAAAGCTGACGAATATTGCAGAACAGGCTGATATTCCTGTTGCGCTTATTTACACCTACTTCAAAAACAAAGAAGGATTATTTGATGAAGTAGTTGCAGGTGTGTTGGATAACATCATTAAGATGATGGAAGATGAGGAAAAGATGGAAGCCGGGAGTCCCTATGAAAGATTTAATCGGGGCGGAGCGTCTCAACTTCCCAAACTGTTAAAGAGTAGAATAAAACTCATCATCTTGATCGACAAGAGTTCAGGAACGAAACATGAGAATGCAAAAGATATGTGGGTTAAACGATTGGAACAGCATATAAAAGACGGTTTAAAGAGATATTCAAAAACCAAGCACGATCCCATGCTTGCCCATATTTTGGCAAATAATTATGTGGAAAATCTAATGGAAATTGCACGGCACTATAAAAATGAAAAATGGGCAGAAGATATGCTCTTTGTTCTTAATAAGTGCTATTTTAATGGAGTTGAATCATTGTAG
- a CDS encoding DUF488 domain-containing protein, which translates to MGKLMWKRVYDLPEKDDGFRILADRLWPRGISKEKACISEWAKEITPSSSLRQAYHRGEIDYKTFSELYAKELVQNPCTKDFTDKIKAELKNRNVTVLYANKDVEQSHIPVLQRFIEKVLNG; encoded by the coding sequence ATGGGAAAATTGATGTGGAAACGGGTGTACGATCTGCCGGAAAAAGACGACGGGTTTAGGATTTTGGCGGACAGGTTGTGGCCGCGCGGAATTTCGAAAGAAAAGGCCTGCATCAGTGAATGGGCAAAGGAAATTACACCTTCGTCGAGTCTGCGGCAAGCTTATCACCGCGGCGAAATCGATTACAAAACTTTTTCGGAGCTGTACGCAAAAGAGTTGGTGCAAAATCCATGCACAAAAGATTTTACGGATAAAATCAAGGCCGAATTAAAAAATAGAAATGTTACAGTTTTGTATGCGAATAAAGATGTTGAACAAAGCCATATTCCCGTTTTGCAACGCTTTATCGAAAAAGTTCTGAACGGCTGA